Sequence from the Thalassoglobus sp. JC818 genome:
GGCACTCGCGGTGGATGACATCAGCACCGAAGTCAGCAATCCAAGATTCCCGACGAGATACAAATGGGCGAACAAGGTCAGATAGCAGGCAACCACCTGTTGCCACAGCACTCCGCCCAGCGTGACTGACAAGAAGTTAAAGGGTATCTGAACACTCAGCAGCAGGGCAGCACAGATCAGCCGTGGAATCCATTTCCCCAGAATGAGCGAAGTGCTGCCGACTCCTGCCATCCGCAGCAGGCTTAGGGTGCGTTCTTCCTTCTCTTCGGTGATGGCAGATGCGAAGAAAGCGGTTCCGGCGACCGTGATCGCCAGATAATTACAGATCATCACCGACCGAAAGAGGTCCAGTCCAGGAGCTGTTGAAAGGCCCGCCGTGGCCTGGAAGACGAAGAGCATCCACAGGATGAAGGCTCCCAAGAGAAAACGAATCACGTGGCCGCGCAGCTGACGTGCATCAGTTTGCAATGCACGTTTCACCAGGGCGAGAATGCGGTTCATAGAGTTCTTCGCTGACTCGGGAAGTGAAAGGTGACCGTTCGTCGGAAAGTCTCTTCATCGCTAGAGCAAGTTGCTCTTTCCTGTGCACTCGCTTGAACTGTTTCCTCAGGGGAAAGGCCGCGTTTGCTCGTGCGAGTGAGTGCAACAAAACTAGAAGATGCTCTAGCTGGCGGAGAAATCATGAACACGATTTAGCTGCGGACGCCTCGTTCGGTCAAATCCATGAAGGCTTCGTTCAAGTGTCTCTGGTCTCGACCGAACTGCATGACGATCATTCCGTTCGCAATAATCGCACTTAGCAACTGATTTCCATCGGTGATTGTCGGATCAATTTTGACACGGACATCGCTGCGGCCTTCAATCCCTTCGACTGAGAGAACTCCCGGCAGGGCGGAGAGTTGTGTTTCTGTTTCCTCCGCTGAGAGATCGACACGGATGCGGTAAGTGGGAGTCTCGGTTTGCTGATCCAGCAGTGCTTCCATCGGGCCACTGTATTTGGTTTTGCCGCGATCGATGATCGTGACGCTGTCACATAGCTCAGCCAATTCGCTCAGAATGTGGCTTGAGATGAAAATCGTCTTCCCCATGCGTCGCAATTCGCGGAGGATTTCCATCAACTCAATTCTCGCTCGTGGGTCGAGTCCGGAAGCGGGCTCGTCGAGCAAGAGAAGGTCGGGGTCGTTGACGAGCACACGGGCCAGGCTGACTCGCTGTTGCATCCCGCGCGAAAGTCCTTGAATAAAGTCATCCTTGCGGACATCCATGTCTGTCAAAGCGAGGACATCTGCGACGATTCGGTTTCGTTCTTTCAGCGTGAATCCATAAGCAGCAGCGAAGAAATCGAGGTACTCAAAAACGGTCATCTGGCGATACATGCTGAAGTGATCGGGCATGTAACCGATTCGCCGGCGAATGGCTTTGACGTTATTCCTGACGTCGTGTCCGAAGACGCGAATCTTTCCGACTTGCGGCTTGAGCAGAGTGCAAATCAGCTTGAGAGTGGTCGTTTTTCCTGCGCCGTTCGGGCCCACGAAACCATGAAGAGACTCAGGAGAAACCTGAAAAGAGATGCCATCGAGGGCTCGATGTTGTTTGAAAAGATGGCTGACGTTTTCGATTTCAATAACAGGATCCATTTGACTCTCTTTTCTTGGTCTCAGTTGAGGGGTGGATCTTTCCACGAGTTTGTCTGATAAGTCTGAAGTCGCCTCGGCGAACGCGAATTCTTCTGTCGGAAGACGTTGTTGGAGTTGGCGTGCAGTGGACTCGCAGTGTTCCTTGCTCTACTGAGATCGTGGAGGAATGTGAAGCAGATGGCTGTAAATCACGAATCCGTTTTGCTGCGGAGAAATCTGCTCCCCCGCAAAGAAGTCGTCTGAGAGTGAAGTTCTCAAATAAACGTGGACTTTGTCTGGGGCGAAGATCGTCCCATTGACCAACTCATCGAGGTTCTCGACTCCGAGGTCCTCAGCGATCAGCGTCCACTCGTTCATGTCGAGTAATTTTGACGGAGGATTTTCCTCTTGGTTGCGGTATTGATAGGCGTTGTAAGCGTTGACCGAAGCTTCGTTGATAAAGGATTGCAGAGGGCGAAGCTGTAAAACGTCGCCAGTCGATCCAGTTGGAGCAAGAACCCCCTCCGAGACTGAGAGTTGGATGAGGTCATTCCGATAGATCGCATAGCCGACGAGATCCTCTGGCCATTGTTGCCCGCTTGCCGGGAGCAAACGGATCACTTTCAGGTCTTCATTTTCGACCTGCAATTGGTCGACCTGAATCGGCAGTCCGACAGTCTGGGCTACTCCTCCGTCGATGATCGTTCGGTTCGAGAACGCCGGAACTTCCGTCATCATCAATCCGTTCGGTGGGTTGAGCACCTGACCAGGGATTCGTTCATCTGATTGACCGGACGAGTAAGCGACATTCAGCTTCGGATGCACGATCAGATACTGGGAACCGCTGGTGACGAAAAGGTTGCTCCATTGTTTCACGATCCATCGGCCTGGTGGCCCTGCTTGCGCCAGGACGACCGAGTGGATTGATGTTTCTTCTCCGTAGCCCCGTTTTCCTACGGAGTGAAAGCCAAAGCTGAAGAGAGTCACCGTTGCCAGAATGACTCCATACGTCATTCGATAGTCTCCCTGCTTGCGGCCAATCAGCCAGCATCCTGGGAATAACAGCAGGAGATAAACCGTCGCCATGGTGTAGATCAATGGCCAGTTGTGTTCAGGAGTGGTGATCGCGCGAAGTCGCGAAAAGATGGTCCGATTCGGGTCGAGGTTGAGATAGTTCTCAAACTGCTGCTCCTCAGGACGCGTGATTGGAGCCGGCTGATAAGTCGAACTGTGCCGTTCGACGACACCGGACCCCACGCCAAATTGATCGGACGGCTCGTTGAGTTCACTCAGGGAAGCGGGGAACTCGGGATATTCACCGACATTGTCCGCGATCAAAGAGACCGTTCCCCCAGCGAATAGCCAGTCTCGAAACGCCTGAATCTGCGGCTCCTGCCATCTCGGTGTGTGGTCGAGATAAACACGCGTCAGCTTGTTCAGGACAATCGGATTGGTCGGAAAGAGGTCTTCCGCGAACGCAGGCACAGATTGAAACTTCGAACGACCTTCAGGACGGATCAATTCGACAGCCACAGAACCGGGAGAATCATCCGGCTCGTCGATCTTATAAGAGTCCTCAGCCAGAACCCGTCCTCTGATGAGCGGTCCCCATTCCAATCGGGTGTCAGAGGCAGATTGCAGGTAAATCACGAACTGCAGATCGCGGTTCCCATAAGGCTCGATGTAGAGGTCGGGTTGCAGGACCGGAACATCGACAGGCTGAAAGCCCAGAATCGGAGTCAGCGAGACGGCACCCTGCCAGGGTTCTTCAGAGTTGTTGAAAACGCGGACCGTCAAGAGGTTGAAGTGCTGCGGCGTGACTCGCCCGTCCAGGCCCCACTTCGGTTTTCCCTCGACTTGCAACTCAGCATGAAGCGGTGTGGCTGCCACCTGTACAAATGTTGCAAAGAGCAAAATCCAGAAGGCGCGTGCTGTGAAGTATTTCCACATGTGATTCAGTGACCCTGATCAACTGTGACGGATGGGAAATCGTTGAAATTCTCGAAAACTGAATCCGGAAGGCTCCGAACGTTCTTAATTTTTCATTCTCGTTACCGTAATACGATACGGAGACTCACCGAATCTGTACACTTGACCGGTCACGACGCCCTATTCCGGAGGCGTTGATGCCCTATACTACGCAAATTTGCCGCAGTTCGTTGGTAAACGCTGTGATGGCTTCTTTCGATCAATCAATTTACATGACAATCTCTCAGTTCTTTCAAAACAATCAACAATTCGTCCACCGAAAATCCGTCGACTACGCGCGATTTCGGTCGAGTGCGTTTTGGGGTTGTTTGAGCCTGTTTGTCCTTCTCTTCGCAAACAGTGCGAGTGCCGAAGTCGAGATTCTCAATGCTTCAGGCGGAGTCGACGGCTGGTTCAAGATCGGTCGATGGGCACCTCTGCGATTCGACGTTCAGGTTTCCAATGTGTCAAACTCCAGTGAAGAAGGCGTATCTTCAAGCGGAGAACTAACGCCGCGAATTCGCACAGTCGATCCCGATGGTCATGCTGTCTACACATCGTTACCGCCACTCTCGGGGAGTTCGGATTCTCTCCAGCACGTGGAAGCACTGTTTCGCAATGGGCGAAATGATGCCTCTGTGTTGATTGAAATTCTGTCTGAAGGACGAGTGGTCGCCTCAAAGCTTCTGCGTGCAGACGGAGCAGGGAGTTTGTATTCACTCGAGCAGAATGCACAACTGTGGATGATCGCTGGTGAACAGCCAGCATTCGAAGCTGCATTTCGCCGTGCTTCAGCTGTGAACGCGAAAGCGATTCAACTCGTCTCGTTGGAAGACTTCGGCGACTGGCGGGGGACCGGACGGTCGCTCGACTCGGTCGATGTCATCGTTATTAATGCAGACACACCCGTTTCCGAAGAAGCTTCCGCAGCGATGCAGAAGTGGGTTGAGCGGGGTGGTCGCCTCGTTTTGGCAGTCGGAGCAGATGCTGAGTTGCTGAACAACAGTTCGCTCGCCAGCTGGCTTCCCAATCAGCCGCACGGGACTGCGGAGATTCGGAACCTGGGTCCGTTGAACGCGATCATTCCGGGAAGCGGTCGGTTGCGAATGATCGGAAGTTTGACCGGTGCAGACCTGCATGCTGAGAATGGGCTTGTCGTCGCTTCAGGATTGAATCAGCCAATGATCATTCGATCGGGAGTTGGACTCGGTTTAGTGACGATCTTCGCTTTACGCCTCGATCAGGAGCCTCTTTCTGAATGGGGTTCACGAGCAGAGCTGGCGATGATTCTTGCAGGGCGTGATCCTCTCTGGAACGATCCAGAATTTCTGCAGCAGCGAGACGACAGCGGTTTGAGTCCAACGGGAGTTGCAGATTTTCAAACACAGATCATCCAGGCAATCGACTCGACCGACGAGATTCCAAGACACTCATATTGGGTCTCAATGGGCTGGATGGCACTGTTGGCGATCCTCGTCGGACCCATTGACTATTACCTCG
This genomic interval carries:
- a CDS encoding ABC transporter ATP-binding protein, which encodes MDPVIEIENVSHLFKQHRALDGISFQVSPESLHGFVGPNGAGKTTTLKLICTLLKPQVGKIRVFGHDVRNNVKAIRRRIGYMPDHFSMYRQMTVFEYLDFFAAAYGFTLKERNRIVADVLALTDMDVRKDDFIQGLSRGMQQRVSLARVLVNDPDLLLLDEPASGLDPRARIELMEILRELRRMGKTIFISSHILSELAELCDSVTIIDRGKTKYSGPMEALLDQQTETPTYRIRVDLSAEETETQLSALPGVLSVEGIEGRSDVRVKIDPTITDGNQLLSAIIANGMIVMQFGRDQRHLNEAFMDLTERGVRS